One window of the Halarcobacter mediterraneus genome contains the following:
- a CDS encoding HNH endonuclease, producing MIGILFNKELFDMHIDKTLHKIKELFENIDDSNLKQIDKECLEYIKDNLKDILEANNSKMKEYIKYFENNFPNSIGKINTKEKNWKRIYKILRKDIFEKEYDNWRERTTYGAYRFVQELDLQSCPYCNRNYTFVVDEKSGKLRPEIDHFYPKSIYPFLAMSFYNLIPSCSICNHTKSNKIKEDLINPYEIKENDFKLTYTPNDINFFNIEKEKYNYDSFEIDFVSTNENIEIFKLKELYKQHKDIVLELLIKKAYYPKSYIEELKSFGFSEDEIYRYLLGNYKKDEDLHKRPLSKLIKDISEELDLL from the coding sequence ATGATAGGAATATTATTTAATAAAGAACTTTTTGATATGCATATAGATAAAACATTGCATAAAATAAAAGAATTATTTGAAAATATAGACGATTCAAATTTAAAACAAATCGATAAAGAGTGCTTAGAATATATAAAAGATAATTTAAAAGATATTTTAGAAGCTAACAACTCTAAAATGAAAGAATATATAAAATATTTTGAAAATAATTTTCCTAATAGCATTGGGAAAATAAATACAAAAGAAAAAAATTGGAAAAGAATATATAAAATACTAAGAAAAGATATTTTTGAAAAAGAGTATGACAATTGGAGAGAAAGAACAACATATGGTGCATATAGGTTTGTTCAAGAATTGGATTTACAATCTTGTCCTTATTGTAATAGAAATTATACTTTTGTAGTAGATGAAAAAAGTGGAAAGTTAAGACCAGAGATAGACCACTTTTATCCAAAGTCAATTTATCCTTTTTTAGCAATGAGTTTTTATAATCTTATACCAAGTTGTTCTATTTGTAATCACACAAAAAGTAATAAAATCAAAGAAGATTTGATTAATCCATATGAAATAAAAGAAAATGATTTTAAACTAACTTATACACCAAATGATATTAATTTCTTTAACATAGAAAAAGAAAAATACAATTATGATAGTTTTGAAATAGATTTTGTATCGACAAATGAAAATATAGAAATATTTAAACTAAAAGAGTTATATAAACAACATAAAGATATTGTTCTAGAACTTTTGATAAAAAAAGCTTATTATCCAAAAAGTTATATAGAAGAATTAAAAAGTTTTGGCTTTAGTGAAGATGAGATTTATAGATATCTACTTGGTAATTATAAAAAAGATGAAGATTTACACAAACGCCCACTTTCAAAACTAATAAAAGATATCAGTGAAGAGTTGGATTTATTATAA